Genomic window (Oryzihumus leptocrescens):
TGGGCGCCGCACCTGTGAGCGCCGGTGCCGGGCCCCGCGGAGGCGAGGCACCGGCATACCGGCCCACGCGACGATCATCGCGACGGTTTCGACGCGAAACGCGGCCGGAACGGCCGCGACGATCGTCGCGTGGGCCTGCACCGTCGCGCGAGACAAGGGGGCCTCGAGAGGGGGTGGCGCACGCCGTCCGAGCGCGTCACCGTGGTGGGCATGGTGGCCGGGGAGTACGTGCGGGACGACCGCGTCGACGCCTACATCGCGGGCCTCCCGCCGTGGCAGCAGGAGGTGTGCGCGGAGCTGCGCGACATCGTCCACGCCGCCGACCCGGAGGTCGAGGAGACGATCAAGCGCACCGTGCAGCCGTACTTCGTGCTGGAGGGCAACGTGTGTGCGCTGCTCGCCGCCAGGGACCACGTCAACCTGTTCCTCTACGACGGCGCGATCGTGCCTGACCCGGACGGCATCATCACCAGCGGGCACGGCAACGCCACCGCGCGGTGCATCGCGTTCCGGGAGGGCGAGCAGGTCCGGCGCGGGCCGTTGACCACGATGCTGCGGCAGATCATCGCCAACAACCGCGCCGGCGGGTGGCGGGCCGTCAAGAAGCGGGCCGAGGCGGGCGGGGCCTGACCGCTCCGACACCGTCCCACTCAGGTGGTGAACGTGATCCAGCTGTCCGGTGGGCGTCCCTCGACCGGCGGGTCGTCGTGGGTGGACCACGTCGTGCCGACCGCATCGGTGGCCACCAGGGACCAGAACCGCTGGGCGCCGGGGTTGTAGGCCTGGAAGCCGATGGCCCAGCGGCCGGGGAACATCGCGACCACCTGCCGCGCGGCCTCCCGGCCCACGCCGGTCCGGCGCAGGGCGCGCACCACGAAGAAGCCGTCGATCATCATGACGCCGGGCTCGAGGGGCCGGGTCATCACGTAGCCGCCGAGCCGCCCGGCCGCGGTGATCAGCCAGGCGCGGTGCTCCGGGTCGGCGCCCGTGCGGAACTGGTCGAGCGGCCGGTTGTTGAACGTGCCGTCGGCGTTCGGCAGCAGGCCGTAGGACTCCGACAGGTCGTGGCGGAACAGCTGGCCGAGGTTCTCCAGCACCGCCCGGTCGGAGCGGGTGGCCGGCACGAGCTCGACCGGGCTCGACGCTGGGCGCGGAGGCATCGAGGGCATGTCGGTCGTCATGGGCGAAGCCTTTCACTGCAACGCCCGCCGGGGTCGAGATCCCGCGGCGAGCCGCGGGATCGGCTTGACTGTCCGGATGCGGGTGGCGTGCTTCCAGAGCGGGGTCCGGGGGATCGACCCCGGCGAGGCCTGGCGGCGCGTGCTGCAGTGGTGTGGGGACAGGGGCGTCGACCTGCTGGTGACACCGGAGTTCGGGGTCGGCGGGCTGCCGCACACGCAGGCCGCAGCCGAGCAGCAGGCCGTGGACGACCCGGACTCGCTGCTGCCGTGGGCGGACGATGCCGTGCCCGGGATGACGGTGCTGCTCGGGTTCACCGAACGGACCGCTGTGGGGCTGCACAGCTCTGCCGCGGTGGTCCGCGACGGCAGGGTGCTGAGCGTCGTCCGCAAGCAGCATCCCCGGGAGCCCGGGCTGGTGCCCGGCGGGGACTCGTCGGTCGTCGACGTGGCCGGCACGGGCGTGGGGGTGCTGGTCTGTGCCGACGCCACCCATCAGGGGCCGGCCAGGCGCCTTGCCGCCGACGGTGCCGGGCTGCTGGCGTGCCTGCTCAACAACGACATGAGCGAGGCGAACGCGGCCCGGTGGCAGCGCCCCACCCATGAGGCGCTGGCCGGCCGGGCCCGGGAGAACCGCTGCTGGGTGGTGTCCGCCGACGTGGCCGGGACCTCCGCGGGGCGGCGTGCCTTGGCGGCCACCCGCATCGTCCGGCCCGACGGCGTGCTGCTCGCCACCGTCCCACCGCAGCCCGGCCGGCTCCTGGTCCGCGACCTGGTGTGACAGCCCTGCCGGCAGGCGTGCGCGCTCAGTCGAGGAACGCCGCCAGCATCGGCAGCAGCAGGTCGGCCCGGCGCGTCACCGTCATGTGGGTGGTGGCGGGCAGGACTGCCAGGTGCGCGCCCGGGATGAGGTGCTGCATCAGCGCGGCGTGCTCGATGGTGACGAAGTCGTGGTCGCCCTGCACGATCAGCGTCGGCGCGGTGATGCCGGCGAGCTGCTCGTCCGACCAGCCCCGCAGGTCCGCCGCCGACCGGGACAGCAACGCGAGGAAGTCGTCGAAGTGCTCCGGGTGCGGGGACAGCCGCAGGTAGGCGTCGCGGAACTCGATGAAGTCCTGCTGGGTCGGCATCCGGGTCGACGTGGCCTGCTTCGCCGGGTCGCTGAGGTCCTCGTGCATGCCGTCGGGTCGCACGCTCGCCGAGACCGGCACGACCGAACGCACCCGGTCGGGGTGGCTGACCGCGAGCTCCAGCGTGACCGCGCCGCCCAGGCTGTGCCCGAGGACGTGGGCGCGGTCGATGCCGAGGTGGTCCAGCAGGGCGACGACGTCCTCGGCCAGGGCGGCCGGGGTGATCTCGCGGTCGATGTCGGCGGTGCGGCCGTGGCCCTGCAGCTCCACCCCGATGACCCGGTGCCGCTGCGCCAGCGTGGGGATGAGCCCGGCGAAGTTGAGGTCGATCGTCAGCATCCCGCCGTGCAGCAGGACCAGCGGGCTGCCCTCGCCGTGCAGCTCGTAGTACAGGTGCAGGCCGTTGACGTCGGCGTAGCCGGCGCGAGGCTCCGCGGTCTCGTGTGTGGTCATGTCCTGATCCTCCCCGGTATCGCGTGGCGCCGCCGGTCGTGCGCGCGCCTCACCAGTACGTCGCGCGAGTGGGCGCCGGATCGACACCGGCGCCGATGGATTCCGGGCGTACCGTCGAGGTGTCGGGGTGGACACGAGAAGCGAGGGAAGTGGGCACCGTGAACGCGAGTGCCGACCACGAGGGGCTGTCCTGGGGCTACCGGCTGCTCTACCGCATCAAGGTCATCGGGCTGTCGGTGTTTGGGCCGGCGCAGCTGGACGACCGGGACGACCCCCGCTCGCGGCTGCGGCGTGAGCGGGCGGCCAAGGTGGAGGCGGCCCGGCGCAAGCGCCTCCAGCCCTAGACCCGCCGGCTGCGGTACTGGCTGGGCGGGACCCC
Coding sequences:
- a CDS encoding DUF1801 domain-containing protein codes for the protein MVAGEYVRDDRVDAYIAGLPPWQQEVCAELRDIVHAADPEVEETIKRTVQPYFVLEGNVCALLAARDHVNLFLYDGAIVPDPDGIITSGHGNATARCIAFREGEQVRRGPLTTMLRQIIANNRAGGWRAVKKRAEAGGA
- a CDS encoding GNAT family N-acetyltransferase, which translates into the protein MTTDMPSMPPRPASSPVELVPATRSDRAVLENLGQLFRHDLSESYGLLPNADGTFNNRPLDQFRTGADPEHRAWLITAAGRLGGYVMTRPLEPGVMMIDGFFVVRALRRTGVGREAARQVVAMFPGRWAIGFQAYNPGAQRFWSLVATDAVGTTWSTHDDPPVEGRPPDSWITFTT
- a CDS encoding carbon-nitrogen hydrolase family protein; this encodes MRVACFQSGVRGIDPGEAWRRVLQWCGDRGVDLLVTPEFGVGGLPHTQAAAEQQAVDDPDSLLPWADDAVPGMTVLLGFTERTAVGLHSSAAVVRDGRVLSVVRKQHPREPGLVPGGDSSVVDVAGTGVGVLVCADATHQGPARRLAADGAGLLACLLNNDMSEANAARWQRPTHEALAGRARENRCWVVSADVAGTSAGRRALAATRIVRPDGVLLATVPPQPGRLLVRDLV
- a CDS encoding alpha/beta fold hydrolase → MTTHETAEPRAGYADVNGLHLYYELHGEGSPLVLLHGGMLTIDLNFAGLIPTLAQRHRVIGVELQGHGRTADIDREITPAALAEDVVALLDHLGIDRAHVLGHSLGGAVTLELAVSHPDRVRSVVPVSASVRPDGMHEDLSDPAKQATSTRMPTQQDFIEFRDAYLRLSPHPEHFDDFLALLSRSAADLRGWSDEQLAGITAPTLIVQGDHDFVTIEHAALMQHLIPGAHLAVLPATTHMTVTRRADLLLPMLAAFLD